In a genomic window of Piliocolobus tephrosceles isolate RC106 chromosome 1, ASM277652v3, whole genome shotgun sequence:
- the ARHGAP30 gene encoding rho GTPase-activating protein 30 isoform X6 has product MRHLVHMASFSAQTNMHARNLAIVWAPNLLRSKDIEASGFNGTAAFMEVRVQSIVVEFILTHVDQLFGGAALSGGEVESGWRSLPGTRASGSPEDLMPRPPPYHLPSILQAGDGPPQMRPYHTIIEIAEHKRKGSLKVRKWRSIFNLGRSGHETKRKLPRGAEDREDKSNKGTLRPAKSMDSLSAAAGASDEPEGLVGPSSPRPSPLLPESLENDSIEAAEGEQEPEAEALGGTNSEPGTPRAGRSAIRSGGSSRAERCAGVHISDPYNVNLPLHITSILNVPPNIISNVSLARLTRGLECPALQHRPSPASGPGPGPGLGPGPPADEKLEASPASSPLADSGTDDLAPALEDSLSQEVQDSFSFLEDSSSSEPEWVGAEDGEVAQAESAGAAFSPGEDDPGMGYLEELLGVGPQVEEFSVEPPLDDLSLDEAQFVLAPSCCSLDSTGPRPEVEEENGEEVFLSAYDDLSPLLGPESPIWEGAGSLEGEAAECGRQAPGQAGEEQACWEVGEDKEAEPGGRLDIREEAEGNPETKVEAGKDSEDTGEAGGRQETKVRLREGSREETEAKEEKSKGQKKADSMEAKSVEEPEEQYTDEEKEKEIEREEAEQRKEAQVEAERDLEQGAQEDQVAEEKWEVVHKQEAKGVREDEDKGQRGKGDYEARKDQGDGEDSRSPEAATEGGAGEVSKERESGDAEAEGDQRAEGDYLEEGTLSEGSGVESLEVDCAEEDNPHSSEMEEAAPQPPQPEEKESEGQPSSDGCLCPCSLGLGGVGMRLASTLVQVQQVRSVPVVPPKPQFAKMPSAMCSKIHVAPANPSPRPGRLDSTPGERAWGPRASRSSWRNGGSLSFDAAVALARDRQRTEAQGVRRTQTCTEGGDYCLIPRNSPCSMISAHSPRPLSCLEIPPEGAEASGSRSRLSLPPREPQVPDTLLSPQRRSYAFETQANPEKGEGL; this is encoded by the exons ATGAGGCACTTGGTGCACATGGCTTCATTCAGTGCCCAGACCAACATGCATGCTCGCAACCTGGCCATAGTGTGGGCTCCCAACCTGCTGAG GTCTAAGGACATAGAGGCCTCAGGCTTCAATGGGACAGCGGCCTTCATGGAGGTGCGGGTGCAATCCATCGTCGTGGAGTTCATCCTCACACACGTGGACCAGCTCTTTGGGGGTGCTGCCCTCTCTG gTGGTGAGGTGGAGAGTGGATGGCGATCACTTCCAGGGACCCGGGCATCAGGCAGCCCTGAGGACCTTATGCCCAGACCCCCGCCTTATCACCTGCCTAGCATCCTGCAGGCTGGTGATGGACCCCCACAGATGCGGCCCTACCACACTATCATTGAGATTGCAGAGCACAA GAGGAAGGGGTCTCTGAAGGTCAGGAAGTGGAGATCTATCTTCAATTTAGGTCGCTCTGGCCATGAGACTAAGCGTAAACTTCCACGGGGGGCTGAGGACAGGG AGGACAAATCCAACAAGGGGACACTGCGGCCAGCCAAAAGCATGGACTCACTGAGTGCTGCGGCTGGGGCCAGTGATG AGCCAGAGGGGCTGGTGGGGCCCAGCAGTCCCCGGCCAAGCCCATTGCTGCCTGAGAGCTTGGAGAACGATTCTATAGAGGCAGCAGAGGGTGaacaggagcctgaggcagaagcaCTGGGTGGCACAAACTCTGAACCAGGCACACCACGAGCTGGGCGGTCAGCCATCCGGTCTGGGGGCAGCAGCCGTGCAGAGCGCTGCGCTGGTGTCCACATCTCAGACCCTTACAATGTCAACCTCCCACTACACATCACCTCTATCCTCAATGTGCCCCCGAACATCATCTCTAACGTTTCCTTGGCCAGGCTCACCCGTGGCCTTGAGTGCCCTGCTCTACAGCACCGGCCAAGCCCTgcctctggccctggccctggtccTGGCCTTGGCCCTGGCCCCCCAG CAGATGAAAAGTTGGAAGCAAGTCCAGCCTCAAGTCCCCTGGCAGACTCAGGCACAGACGACTTGGCTCCTGCCCTGGAGGATTCCCTGTCCCAGGAGGTGCAGGACTCCTTCTCCTTCCTAGAGGACTCAAGCAGCTCAGAACCTGAGTGGGTGGGGGCAGAGGATGGGGAGGTGGCCCAGGCAGAATCAGCAGGAGCAGCCTTCTCCCCTGGGGAGGACGACCCTGGGATGGGCTACCTGGAGGAGCTCCTGGGAGTTGGGCCTCAG GTGGAGGAGTTCTCTGTGGAGCCGCCCCTGGATGACCTGTCTCTGGATGAGGCACAGTTTGTCTTGGCCCCCAGCTGCTGTTCCCTGGACTCCACTGGCCCCAGGCCTGAAGTTGAGGAGGAAAATGGGGAGGAAGTTTTCCTGAGTGCCTATGATGACCTAAGTCCCCTTCTGGGACCTGAATCTCCAATCTGGGAGGGTGCAGGGAGTCTGGAGGGAGAGGCAGCAGAATGTGGAAGGCAGGCTCCGGGACAGGCTGGGGAAGAGCAGGCATGCTGGGAAGTTGGGGAGGACAaggaggctgagcctggtggcaggcTAGACATCAGGGAAGAGGCAGAGGGAAATCCAGAGACCAAGGTGGAGGCTGGAAAGGACAGTGAGGATACAGGGGAGGCTGGGGGAAGGCAAGAGACAAAAGTCAGATTGAGAGAAGGGAGTAGGGAAGAGACAGAGGCCAAGGAAGAGAAGTCCAAAGGTCAGAAGAAGGCTGACAGTATGGAGGCTAAAAGTGTGGAGGAACCAGAAGAGCAGTATACagatgaggagaaagaaaaagaaattgagagagaAGAGGCTGAACAAAGAAAGGAAGCCCAGGTAGAAGCTGAAAGGGACCTAGAGCAAGGGGCCCAGGAAGATCAAGTTGCTGAGGAGAAATGGGAAGTTGTACACAAACAAGAGGCCAAGGGAGTCAGAGAGGATGAGGACAAAGGACAGAGGGGGAAGGGGGACTATGAAGCAAGAAAAGACCAAGGAGATGGTGAAGACAGCAGAAGCCCAGAAGCAGCAACTGAAGGAGGAGCAGGGGAGGTCAGCAAGGAACGGGAGAGTGGGGATGCAGAGGCTGAGGGAGACCAGAGGGCTGAAGGGGACTATTTAGAAGAGGGTACCCTCTCTGAAGGCTCAGGTGTAGAGTCCCTGGAGGTTGACTGTGCCGAAGAGGACAATCCTCACTCTTCTGAGATGGAAGAGGCAGccccacagccaccccagccagAGGAGAAGGAGTCTGAGGGGCAGCCCAGTTCAGACGGCTGTCTATGTCCCTGTTCCCTTGGCTTGGGTGGCGTGGGCATGCGTCTAGCTTCTACTCTGGTTCAGGTCCAACAGGTCCGCTCTGTGCCTGTGGTGCCCCCCAAGCCACAGTTTGCCAAGATGCCCAGTGCAATGTGTAGCAAGATTCATGTGGCACCTGCAAATCCAAGCCCGAGGCCTGGCCGGCTTGATTCGACTCCTGGAGAAAGGGCTTGGGGGCCCCGAGCTTCTCGATCCTCTTGGAGGAATGGGGGTAGTCTTTCCTTTGATGCTGCTGTGGCCCTAGCCCGGGACCGCCAAaggactgaggctcagggagttcGGCGAACCCAGACCTGTACTGAGGGTGGGGATTACTGCCTCATCCCCAGAAATTCCCCTTGTAGCATGATCTCTGCCCATTCTCCTCGGCCCCTTAGCTGCCTGGAGATCCCACCTGAAGGCGCGGAAGCGTCTGGATCCCGGAGTCGTCTTAGTCTGCCCCCCAGAGAACCCCAGGTTCCTGACACCCTGTTGTCCCCTCAGCGCCGATCGTATGCATTTGAAACACAGGCTAACCCTGAGAAAGGTGAGGGACTGTGA